A window of the Lactuca sativa cultivar Salinas chromosome 7, Lsat_Salinas_v11, whole genome shotgun sequence genome harbors these coding sequences:
- the LOC111890941 gene encoding autophagy-related protein 8C-like — protein sequence MAKCSFKLEHPLEKRKSESSRIREKYPDRVPVIVEKAEKSDIPDIDKKKYLVPADLTIGQFVYVVRKRIKLSSEKAIFVFVKNMLPPTAALMSAIYEENKDEDGFLYMSYSGENTFGSFEM from the exons ATGGCTAAATGCTCGTTCAAGCTCGAACACCCATTGG AGAAGAGGAAATCTGAATCCTCTCGCATCAGAGAGAAGTATCCTGATAGAGTTCCA gtgatTGTTGAGAAAGCTGAAAAATCGGACATTCCTGACATCGACAAAAAGAA ATATCTAGTGCCAGCTGATTTGACCATTGGTCAATTTGTGTATGTTGTTCGAAAGAGAATCAAACTTAGCTCTGAAAAAGCTATTTTTGTTTTTGTCAAGAACATGCTCCCACCAACTG CTGCTTTGATGTCTGCAATTTATGAGGAAAACAAGGATGAAGATGGATTCCTCTACATGAGTTACAGTGGTGAAAACACATTTGGATCTTTTGAAATGTGA
- the LOC111890940 gene encoding lactoylglutathione lyase GLX1: MAESASNVPSAELLEFPKKDKRRFLHAVYRVGDLERSIKFYTEAFGMKLLRQRDIPEEKYSNAFLGFGPEESNFVVELTYNYGVDKYDIGTGFGHFAIATSDVYKLAEDIKAKGGTITREAGPVKGGTSVIAFAKDPDGYLFELIERGGTPEPLCQVMLRVGDLDRSIKFYEKALGMQLCRKIDRPEQKYTLAMMGYAEEKETTVLELTYNYGVTEYTKGNAYAQVAISTSDVYKSGEVVNHVIKELGGKVTRQPGPIPGINTKITAFLDPDGWKTVLVDNEDFLKELHKKE; encoded by the exons ATGGCTGAGTCTGCATCAAATGTCCCAAGTGCCGAGTTATTGGAATTTCCAAAAAAAGACAAGCGTCGTTTCCTACACGCGGTCTATCGTGTTGGTGATCTTGAACGCAGCATAAA ATTCTACACAGAAGCTTTTGGGATGAAATTATTGAGGCAAAGAGACATACCAGAGGAGAAGTACTCAAATGCTTTTCTCGGATTTGGTCCAGAAGAATCAAACTTTGTTGTGGAGCTTACATATA ATTACGGAGTGGATAAGTATGACATAGGAACTGGATTTGGGCATTTTGCAATTGCCACCTCAGAT gTTTATAAACTTGCTGAAGATATTAAGGCTAAAGGTGGAACTATTACAAGGGAAGCGGGACCCGTTAAAGGTGGAACAAGTGTAATTGCTTTTGCTAAAGATCCTGATGGCTATCTTTTTGAGCTCATTGAAAGAGGAGGAACTCCAGAACCCCTTTGTCAAGTGATGCTTCGTGTTGGTGATCTTGATCGATCAATTAAGTTCTATGAGAAG GCATTGGGGATGCAATTATGTAGGAAAATTGATAGACCagaacaaaag TACACTTTGGCAATGATGGGGTATGCAGAAGAAAAGGAAACAACTGTTTTGGAGCTCACATACAATTATGGTGTAACCGAATATACCAAAGGAAATGCATATGCACAG GTTGCAATTAGTACAAGTGATGTGTATAAAAGTGGTGAAGTTGTTAATCATGTTATCAAAGAGCTTGGTGGAAAAGTAACAAGGCAGCCTGGACCAATTCCTGGGATCAATACTAAAATCACTGCTTTTCTTGATCCAGATGGTTGGAAAACG GTTCTGGTTGACAATGAAGACTTTTTGAAAGAACTTCACAAGAAAGAGTAA